In Nomia melanderi isolate GNS246 chromosome 5, iyNomMela1, whole genome shotgun sequence, a single genomic region encodes these proteins:
- the LOC116430995 gene encoding uncharacterized protein LOC116430995 isoform X7: protein MRTDSPDNDSAFSDTVSMLSSESSASSSGSGHKPPQTAMHTAPQQQPHQLMDAASRVKAEKIRLALEKMREASVQKLFIKAFTLDGSGKSLLVDEGMSVAHVCRLLADKNHVPMDPKWAVVEHLPDLFMERVYEDHELLVENLLLWTRDSKNKLLFVERPDKTQLFLNPERFLLGPSDRSSAEYDDHSRNILLEEFFSSSNVGVPEVEGPLYLKSDSKKGWKRYHFILRASGLYYWPKEKARTARDLVCLATFDVNQIYYGVGWKKKYKAPTDFCFAVKHPRLQQPKSTKYIKFLCADDNASLERWIVGIRVAKYGRQLMENYRTLVDELAQEDLDMLAHARSCSVSSIAVPPQNQTQYNTSNDNARQFTENSRNSTETANTRQYDGQRQSYNSEQRQSYNNDGRLSRASSSSSSGCLSDGAPSSCEAPFECGEFPTGTIKRKPSMNPKLPLTSITRQLKEVGETVRDEPDSCPSPTSSGSGTLTRRHSRRRSGTDSDGSGTLKRHHRSGNATPVSPVPPGTPVRERASPMGYNRAENQESKTPTSPIPPCMMDSITSLPPPPSPSRVAEEAESDSEPLPPPPPEMFRSNLSLDSLPPPPAPGELPVCNTPELSGSSLSLASLPPPPSPLVGETGTIRRARPKQSTPTNSVTPENTPTHTPSRGSANQQMYTNATNSIQNNATVQNSQNYNMNTQNALHVNNTANSVASSHSSYPGSSASTPTYAPSSPNFASPPPFVAPPAYGSQQQHGNSQSLTRQNSKVESIYGTHSLPHSAIQPIRPNPNMDTVRRSAMKQSSSHYAAPPYLAELKAASSPQPQRRVTIQEPPTSPKSKTGTGKKITFNLPPQQEPGSPALPQRKPMPPRRSDSTRLTSPKKLAASDQAPPGDFLKDLQRVMRKKWQVAQKCKLDATTTPHEVLGFRDPPPAVADYRETNVSNWVQEHYGADNLYENVYATDPHAPVEYASSPARQPTVRFADENRSINIVNAIANKRRPPPPPPKRAETTHLTTTRAMH, encoded by the exons CTGGAGAAGATGCGCGAGGCGAGCGTTCAGAAGCTGTTCATTAAAGCGTTTACACTGGATGGCAGTGGGAAAAGTTTACTCGTTGACGAGGGAATGAGCGTGGCTCACGTATGCAGGCTCCTCGCCGATAAGAACCACGTACCAATGGATCCAAAGTGGGCTGTAGTTGAGCATCTGCCTGATCTTTTCATGG AAAGGGTGTACGAGGATCATGAGCTGCTGGTAGAAAATCTTTTACTATGGACGAGAGACTCGAAAAATAAACTACTTTTCGTTGAACGACCCGATAAAACTCAACTGTTCCTTAATCCGGAGAGGTTCCTTCTTGGTCCATCCGACAGGAGTAGCGCGGAATACGACGACCACTCTCGCAATATTCTTTTAGAGGAGTTCTTCTCTAGCAGCAATGTCGGTGTACCAGAG GTCGAAGGACCGTTATATTTAAAATCAGATAGCAAGAAAGGTTGGAAAAGGTATCACTTCATCCTGCGAGCGTCTGGCCTCTACTATTGGCCAAAAGAAAAGGCTCGCACCGCGCGCGATCTAGTTTGCTTGGCAACTTTCGACGTGAATCAAATCTACTATGGCGTTGGTtggaaaaagaaatacaaagcGCCAACAGATTTCTGCTTCGCTGTGAAGCATCCCAGGCTGCAGCAGCCGAAGTCAACCAAGTACATCAAGTTCCTTTGCGCGGATGACAACGCGTCCTTGGAACGATGGATAGTCGGGATCAGAGTTGCTAAATATGGCAGACAGTTAATGGAGAATTACAGAACTCTTGTCGACGAACTGGCACAGGAGGATCTCGATATGCTTGCGCACGCTAGATCGTGTTCCGTCAGTTCCATCGCAGTACCGCCTCAAAATCAGACCCAGTACAATACCAGCAACGACAATGCCCGCCAATTCACGGAGAATTCGAGGAACAGCACGGAAACTGCAAACACCAGACAGTATGACGGTCAGAGGCAAAGCTACAATTCTGAGCAACGACAGAGTTACAATAACGATGGAAGATTGAGTAGAGCCAGCAGCTCGAGTTCCAGCGGATGTCTGTCGGACGGAGCACCGAGTAGTTGTGAGGCAC CTTTCGAGTGTGGCGAGTTTCCAACAGGAACGATAAAGAGGAAACCATCGATGAACCCAAAACTCCCTCTTACATCGATCACACGACAGCTAAAGGAAGTAGGCGAAACTGTTCGCGATGAGCCAGACTCCTGTCCCAGTCCTACGAGCTCAGGATCCGGCACATTAACTAGAAGGCACAGTCGCAGAAGGAGTGGCACTGATTCCGACGGATCAGGAACATTGAAGAGACATCATCGATCTGGCAATGCGACTCCAGTTAGTCCTGTACCCCCTGGCACGCCAGTCCGAGAGAGAGCTAGCCCAATGGGATACAACAGAGCGGAGAACCAGGAATCGAAAACGCCCACGAGCCCTATTCCACCGTGTATG ATGGATTCAATCACTTCACTCCCCCCGCCGCCATCGCCATCAAGAGTCGCCGAGGAAGCAGAGTCCGACAGCGAACCGCTGCCACCGCCCCCACCAGAAATGTTCCGATCGAATCTTTCCCTGGACTCGTTGCCACCACCTCCAGCACCTGGTGAACTGCCAGTATGTAATACACCTGAGCTCTCTGGTTCATCGTTGAGTCTCGCGTCCCTTCCGCCACCTCCTAGCCCTCTGGTAGGCGAAACTGGGACCATTCGACGTGCAAGGCCCAAACAGTCCACTCCCACGAACTCGGTGACGCCAGAAAATACACCAACTCACACACCGTCGAGAGGATCAGCCAATCAGCAGATGTACACGAACGCGACCAACTCAATCCAGAACAACGCGACGGTTCAAAACAGTCAAAACTACAATATGAACACGCAGAATGCTCTTCACGTGAACAACACGGCAAACTCTGTAGCTTCGTCTCACAGCTCGTATCCAGGATCCAGCGCGAGCACGCCTACCTATGCTCCCAGTTCTCCGAACTTCGCCTCACCACCGCCATTCGTCGCCCCTCCAGCTTATGGTTCCCAACAGCAGCACGGAAATTCGCAAAGCCTAACGAGGCAGAACTCGAAAGTAGAATCGATATACGGAACTCACTCACTGCCGCACTCAGCAATTCAACCGATCAGGCCGAACCCGAACATGGACACGGTGCGGCGAAGTGCCATGAAGCAGAGCTCGAGTCACTACGCGGCTCCACCGTATCTAGCGGAACTGAAGGCTGCGTCAAGTCCCCAGCCCCAGCGTAGGGTAACCATTCAAGAACCGCCGACGTCACCGAAGTCGAAGACGGGTACTGGCAAGAAGATCACGTTCAATCTTCCGCCTCAACAGGAACCAGGTAGTCCTGCTCTGCCACAAAGGAAACCGATGCCGCCGAGGAGATCGGACAGCACGAGGCTGACGTCTCCTAAGAAGCTGGCCGCGTCCGATCAAGCTCCGCCTGGTGATTTCTTGAAAGATCTTCAGAGGGTGATGAGGAAGAAGTGGCAGGTGGCGCAGAAGTGTAAACTGGACGCGACGACAACTCCTCATGAAGTTCTTGGATTCCGCGATCCTCCGCCGGCGGTTGCTGATTATAGGGAAACAAATGTGTCTAACTGGGTCCAGGAACATTACGGAGCTGATAACCTTTATGAAAATGTCTACGCGACGGATCCTCATGCTCCTGTCGAGTACGCTTCCAGTCCAGCCCGTCAACCGACTGTCAGGTTCGCCGATGAGAATCGTAGCATCAATATCGTGAACGCCATTGCTAATAAGAGAAGACCACCCCCACCACCACCAAAAAGGGCAGAGACCACGCATTTGACCACTACCAGAGCGATGCACTGA